A section of the Bombus fervidus isolate BK054 chromosome 9, iyBomFerv1, whole genome shotgun sequence genome encodes:
- the LOC139991236 gene encoding Y+L amino acid transporter 2 isoform X1, which translates to MRHTYGTFGRMSKSGSIKDDEKGPYDPVPIADKANDEIKLEAKMSLLNGITVIVGSIIGSGIFVSPTGVLKYTGSVNASLLVWTVSGIFSTVGAYCYAELGCMIRKSGADYAYIMETFGPFLAFIRLWVECMIVRPCSQAIVALTFSVYVLKPVFPDCAPPDDATRILAACCICILAFINCWDVKWATRVQDIFTYAKLLALFIIIFAGAYQLFTGHTQYFTFDNTNTEVTSIALSFYSGLFAYNGWNYLNFIIEELKDPVKNLPKAIAISCVLVTTVYVFANMAFYTTLSPVEVLGSEAVAVTFANRLFGMFAWMIPVFVALSTFGAVNGILLTSSRLFYAGACEGQMPEILTMIQISRLTPTPAVLCMTMLSMLYLCSSDIFALINYVGFATWLSIGVSVLCLPWLRWTQPKLLRPIKVNLFFPIIYILATLFVTIVPMYASPVETGYGCLMILSSIPVYFVFVAWKNKPKLFQKGVGAVTKTLQKMMVVVGPKTKVQRRKDTL; encoded by the exons ATGCGACACACGTATGGAACCTTTG GCAGGATGTCGAAGTCGGGAAGCATCAAGGATGACGAGAAGGGGCCGTATGACCCGGTTCCAATCGCCGACAAAGCCAACGACGAGATCAAACTAGAGGCGAAGATGTCCCTATTGAATGGAATTACCGTGATCGTTGGCTCCATTATTGGTTCTGGCATATTCGTTAGCCCGACCGGCGTTCTCAAGTATACAGGAAGCGTGAACGCCAGCCTTCTGGTATGGACAGTTTCCGGTATCTTCTCCACG GTAGGTGCGTACTGTTACGCGGAACTAGGTTGCATGATCAGAAAGTCGGGAGCCGATTACGCGTATATCATGGAGACCTTCGGACCCTTTCTGGCGTTCATCAGGCTCTGGGTTGAGTGCATGATAGTCCGGCCTTGCAGCCAGGCCATCGTTGCCTTGACTTTTAGCGTTTACGTGCTGAAGCCGGTGTTTCCGGACTGTGCACCGCCGGACGACGCCACGAGGATATTGGCAGCTTGCTGCATCT GCATCTTGGCGTTCATTAACTGCTGGGACGTAAAATGGGCCACCAGGGTGCAAGACATTTTCACATACGCAAAATTACTCGCTCTCTTCATCATCATCTTCGCAGGAGCTTATCAACTCTTCACTG GACACACGCAGTATTTCACGTTCGACAACACAAACACAGAAGTGACGTCGATAGCACTCAGCTTTTATTCGGGACTGTTCGCTTACAACGGCTGGAACTACTTGAACTTCATCATCGAGGAACTGAAGGACCCTGTCAA GAATTTGCCAAAGGCTATTGCTATCTCGTGCGTCCTTGTTACAACAGTCTACGTTTTCGCAAACATGGCATTTTACACAACGCTGAGTCCAGTGGAAGTTCTCGGCAGTGAGGCTGTAGCAGTC acGTTCGCGAATCGTTTGTTCGGTATGTTCGCATGGATGATACCAGTATTCGTCGCCCTTTCCACGTTCGGCGCTGTAAATGGAATTCTTCTGACATCCTCCAGGCTCTTCTACGCTGGCGCCTGTGAGGGTCAAATGCCTGAAATATTAACGATGATCCAAATTTCGAGGCTCACCCCTACGCCAGCTGTTCTTTGCATG ACCATGTTGTCCATGTTGTATCTCTGCTCTTCCGACATCTTCGCCCTCATCAATTACGTTGGTTTTGCTACTTGG TTGAGCATAGGAGTTTCTGTCCTCTGTCTACCATGGCTCAGATGGACGCAACCAAAGCTGCTCAGGCCCATCAAAGTGAACCTCTTCTTCCCCATAATCTATATTCTTGCCACCCTCTTTGTAACTATCGTGCCCATGTATGCCAGTCCTGTGGAAACAG GATATGGTTGCTTGATGATCCTCTCATCCATACCCGTATATTTTGTGTTTGTCGCGTGGAAAAACAAGCCCAAGTTGTTCCAGAAAGGAGTCG GCGCCGTTACCAAAACATTGCAGAAGATGATGGTAGTCGTCGGACCAAAGACTAAGgttcaaagaagaaaagatacaCTCTGA
- the LOC139991236 gene encoding Y+L amino acid transporter 2 isoform X3, with the protein MRHTYGTFGRMSKSGSIKDDEKGPYDPVPIADKANDEIKLEAKMSLLNGITVIVGSIIGSGIFVSPTGVLKYTGSVNASLLVWTVSGIFSTVGAYCYAELGCMIRKSGADYAYIMETFGPFLAFIRLWVECMIVRPCSQAIVALTFSVYVLKPVFPDCAPPDDATRILAACCICILAFINCWDVKWATRVQDIFTYAKLLALFIIIFAGAYQLFTGHTQYFTFDNTNTEVTSIALSFYSGLFAYNGWNYLNFIIEELKDPVKNLPKAIAISCVLVTTVYVFANMAFYTTLSPVEVLGSEAVAVTFANRLFGMFAWMIPVFVALSTFGAVNGILLTSSRLFYAGACEGQMPEILTMIQISRLTPTPAVLCMTMLSMLYLCSSDIFALINYVGFATWLSIGVSVLCLPWLRWTQPKLLRPIKVNLFFPIIYILATLFVTIVPMYASPVETGYGCLMILSSIPVYFVFVAWKNKPKLFQKGVGAVTKTLQKMMVVVGPKTK; encoded by the exons ATGCGACACACGTATGGAACCTTTG GCAGGATGTCGAAGTCGGGAAGCATCAAGGATGACGAGAAGGGGCCGTATGACCCGGTTCCAATCGCCGACAAAGCCAACGACGAGATCAAACTAGAGGCGAAGATGTCCCTATTGAATGGAATTACCGTGATCGTTGGCTCCATTATTGGTTCTGGCATATTCGTTAGCCCGACCGGCGTTCTCAAGTATACAGGAAGCGTGAACGCCAGCCTTCTGGTATGGACAGTTTCCGGTATCTTCTCCACG GTAGGTGCGTACTGTTACGCGGAACTAGGTTGCATGATCAGAAAGTCGGGAGCCGATTACGCGTATATCATGGAGACCTTCGGACCCTTTCTGGCGTTCATCAGGCTCTGGGTTGAGTGCATGATAGTCCGGCCTTGCAGCCAGGCCATCGTTGCCTTGACTTTTAGCGTTTACGTGCTGAAGCCGGTGTTTCCGGACTGTGCACCGCCGGACGACGCCACGAGGATATTGGCAGCTTGCTGCATCT GCATCTTGGCGTTCATTAACTGCTGGGACGTAAAATGGGCCACCAGGGTGCAAGACATTTTCACATACGCAAAATTACTCGCTCTCTTCATCATCATCTTCGCAGGAGCTTATCAACTCTTCACTG GACACACGCAGTATTTCACGTTCGACAACACAAACACAGAAGTGACGTCGATAGCACTCAGCTTTTATTCGGGACTGTTCGCTTACAACGGCTGGAACTACTTGAACTTCATCATCGAGGAACTGAAGGACCCTGTCAA GAATTTGCCAAAGGCTATTGCTATCTCGTGCGTCCTTGTTACAACAGTCTACGTTTTCGCAAACATGGCATTTTACACAACGCTGAGTCCAGTGGAAGTTCTCGGCAGTGAGGCTGTAGCAGTC acGTTCGCGAATCGTTTGTTCGGTATGTTCGCATGGATGATACCAGTATTCGTCGCCCTTTCCACGTTCGGCGCTGTAAATGGAATTCTTCTGACATCCTCCAGGCTCTTCTACGCTGGCGCCTGTGAGGGTCAAATGCCTGAAATATTAACGATGATCCAAATTTCGAGGCTCACCCCTACGCCAGCTGTTCTTTGCATG ACCATGTTGTCCATGTTGTATCTCTGCTCTTCCGACATCTTCGCCCTCATCAATTACGTTGGTTTTGCTACTTGG TTGAGCATAGGAGTTTCTGTCCTCTGTCTACCATGGCTCAGATGGACGCAACCAAAGCTGCTCAGGCCCATCAAAGTGAACCTCTTCTTCCCCATAATCTATATTCTTGCCACCCTCTTTGTAACTATCGTGCCCATGTATGCCAGTCCTGTGGAAACAG GATATGGTTGCTTGATGATCCTCTCATCCATACCCGTATATTTTGTGTTTGTCGCGTGGAAAAACAAGCCCAAGTTGTTCCAGAAAGGAGTCG GCGCCGTTACCAAAACATTGCAGAAGATGATGGTAGTCGTCGGACCAAAGACTAAG
- the LOC139991236 gene encoding large neutral amino acids transporter small subunit 1 isoform X4, translating into MSKSGSIKDDEKGPYDPVPIADKANDEIKLEAKMSLLNGITVIVGSIIGSGIFVSPTGVLKYTGSVNASLLVWTVSGIFSTVGAYCYAELGCMIRKSGADYAYIMETFGPFLAFIRLWVECMIVRPCSQAIVALTFSVYVLKPVFPDCAPPDDATRILAACCICILAFINCWDVKWATRVQDIFTYAKLLALFIIIFAGAYQLFTGHTQYFTFDNTNTEVTSIALSFYSGLFAYNGWNYLNFIIEELKDPVKNLPKAIAISCVLVTTVYVFANMAFYTTLSPVEVLGSEAVAVTFANRLFGMFAWMIPVFVALSTFGAVNGILLTSSRLFYAGACEGQMPEILTMIQISRLTPTPAVLCMTMLSMLYLCSSDIFALINYVGFATWLSIGVSVLCLPWLRWTQPKLLRPIKVNLFFPIIYILATLFVTIVPMYASPVETGYGCLMILSSIPVYFVFVAWKNKPKLFQKGVVSVTKFLQKIMLVVGKSKPAQV; encoded by the exons ATGTCGAAGTCGGGAAGCATCAAGGATGACGAGAAGGGGCCGTATGACCCGGTTCCAATCGCCGACAAAGCCAACGACGAGATCAAACTAGAGGCGAAGATGTCCCTATTGAATGGAATTACCGTGATCGTTGGCTCCATTATTGGTTCTGGCATATTCGTTAGCCCGACCGGCGTTCTCAAGTATACAGGAAGCGTGAACGCCAGCCTTCTGGTATGGACAGTTTCCGGTATCTTCTCCACG GTAGGTGCGTACTGTTACGCGGAACTAGGTTGCATGATCAGAAAGTCGGGAGCCGATTACGCGTATATCATGGAGACCTTCGGACCCTTTCTGGCGTTCATCAGGCTCTGGGTTGAGTGCATGATAGTCCGGCCTTGCAGCCAGGCCATCGTTGCCTTGACTTTTAGCGTTTACGTGCTGAAGCCGGTGTTTCCGGACTGTGCACCGCCGGACGACGCCACGAGGATATTGGCAGCTTGCTGCATCT GCATCTTGGCGTTCATTAACTGCTGGGACGTAAAATGGGCCACCAGGGTGCAAGACATTTTCACATACGCAAAATTACTCGCTCTCTTCATCATCATCTTCGCAGGAGCTTATCAACTCTTCACTG GACACACGCAGTATTTCACGTTCGACAACACAAACACAGAAGTGACGTCGATAGCACTCAGCTTTTATTCGGGACTGTTCGCTTACAACGGCTGGAACTACTTGAACTTCATCATCGAGGAACTGAAGGACCCTGTCAA GAATTTGCCAAAGGCTATTGCTATCTCGTGCGTCCTTGTTACAACAGTCTACGTTTTCGCAAACATGGCATTTTACACAACGCTGAGTCCAGTGGAAGTTCTCGGCAGTGAGGCTGTAGCAGTC acGTTCGCGAATCGTTTGTTCGGTATGTTCGCATGGATGATACCAGTATTCGTCGCCCTTTCCACGTTCGGCGCTGTAAATGGAATTCTTCTGACATCCTCCAGGCTCTTCTACGCTGGCGCCTGTGAGGGTCAAATGCCTGAAATATTAACGATGATCCAAATTTCGAGGCTCACCCCTACGCCAGCTGTTCTTTGCATG ACCATGTTGTCCATGTTGTATCTCTGCTCTTCCGACATCTTCGCCCTCATCAATTACGTTGGTTTTGCTACTTGG TTGAGCATAGGAGTTTCTGTCCTCTGTCTACCATGGCTCAGATGGACGCAACCAAAGCTGCTCAGGCCCATCAAAGTGAACCTCTTCTTCCCCATAATCTATATTCTTGCCACCCTCTTTGTAACTATCGTGCCCATGTATGCCAGTCCTGTGGAAACAG GATATGGTTGCTTGATGATCCTCTCATCCATACCCGTATATTTTGTGTTTGTCGCGTGGAAAAACAAGCCCAAGTTGTTCCAGAAAGGAGTCG
- the LOC139991236 gene encoding Y+L amino acid transporter 2 isoform X2, with product MRHTYGTFGRMSKSGSIKDDEKGPYDPVPIADKANDEIKLEAKMSLLNGITVIVGSIIGSGIFVSPTGVLKYTGSVNASLLVWTVSGIFSTVGAYCYAELGCMIRKSGADYAYIMETFGPFLAFIRLWVECMIVRPCSQAIVALTFSVYVLKPVFPDCAPPDDATRILAACCICILAFINCWDVKWATRVQDIFTYAKLLALFIIIFAGAYQLFTGHTQYFTFDNTNTEVTSIALSFYSGLFAYNGWNYLNFIIEELKDPVKNLPKAIAISCVLVTTVYVFANMAFYTTLSPVEVLGSEAVAVTFANRLFGMFAWMIPVFVALSTFGAVNGILLTSSRLFYAGACEGQMPEILTMIQISRLTPTPAVLCMTMLSMLYLCSSDIFALINYVGFATWLSIGVSVLCLPWLRWTQPKLLRPIKVNLFFPIIYILATLFVTIVPMYASPVETGYGCLMILSSIPVYFVFVAWKNKPKLFQKGVVSVTKFLQKIMLVVGKSKPAQV from the exons ATGCGACACACGTATGGAACCTTTG GCAGGATGTCGAAGTCGGGAAGCATCAAGGATGACGAGAAGGGGCCGTATGACCCGGTTCCAATCGCCGACAAAGCCAACGACGAGATCAAACTAGAGGCGAAGATGTCCCTATTGAATGGAATTACCGTGATCGTTGGCTCCATTATTGGTTCTGGCATATTCGTTAGCCCGACCGGCGTTCTCAAGTATACAGGAAGCGTGAACGCCAGCCTTCTGGTATGGACAGTTTCCGGTATCTTCTCCACG GTAGGTGCGTACTGTTACGCGGAACTAGGTTGCATGATCAGAAAGTCGGGAGCCGATTACGCGTATATCATGGAGACCTTCGGACCCTTTCTGGCGTTCATCAGGCTCTGGGTTGAGTGCATGATAGTCCGGCCTTGCAGCCAGGCCATCGTTGCCTTGACTTTTAGCGTTTACGTGCTGAAGCCGGTGTTTCCGGACTGTGCACCGCCGGACGACGCCACGAGGATATTGGCAGCTTGCTGCATCT GCATCTTGGCGTTCATTAACTGCTGGGACGTAAAATGGGCCACCAGGGTGCAAGACATTTTCACATACGCAAAATTACTCGCTCTCTTCATCATCATCTTCGCAGGAGCTTATCAACTCTTCACTG GACACACGCAGTATTTCACGTTCGACAACACAAACACAGAAGTGACGTCGATAGCACTCAGCTTTTATTCGGGACTGTTCGCTTACAACGGCTGGAACTACTTGAACTTCATCATCGAGGAACTGAAGGACCCTGTCAA GAATTTGCCAAAGGCTATTGCTATCTCGTGCGTCCTTGTTACAACAGTCTACGTTTTCGCAAACATGGCATTTTACACAACGCTGAGTCCAGTGGAAGTTCTCGGCAGTGAGGCTGTAGCAGTC acGTTCGCGAATCGTTTGTTCGGTATGTTCGCATGGATGATACCAGTATTCGTCGCCCTTTCCACGTTCGGCGCTGTAAATGGAATTCTTCTGACATCCTCCAGGCTCTTCTACGCTGGCGCCTGTGAGGGTCAAATGCCTGAAATATTAACGATGATCCAAATTTCGAGGCTCACCCCTACGCCAGCTGTTCTTTGCATG ACCATGTTGTCCATGTTGTATCTCTGCTCTTCCGACATCTTCGCCCTCATCAATTACGTTGGTTTTGCTACTTGG TTGAGCATAGGAGTTTCTGTCCTCTGTCTACCATGGCTCAGATGGACGCAACCAAAGCTGCTCAGGCCCATCAAAGTGAACCTCTTCTTCCCCATAATCTATATTCTTGCCACCCTCTTTGTAACTATCGTGCCCATGTATGCCAGTCCTGTGGAAACAG GATATGGTTGCTTGATGATCCTCTCATCCATACCCGTATATTTTGTGTTTGTCGCGTGGAAAAACAAGCCCAAGTTGTTCCAGAAAGGAGTCG